One genomic region from Sander lucioperca isolate FBNREF2018 chromosome 3, SLUC_FBN_1.2, whole genome shotgun sequence encodes:
- the rhoua gene encoding ras homolog family member Ua, with amino-acid sequence MSPSSPCQMPSRGDGGYKPAPASPAPPVPPRRVRGSGRTRRSGAGTGSAGAGVAERRVKCVLVGDGAVGKTSLVVSYTTNGYPTEYVPTAFDNFSAVVSVDGQPVKLQLCDTAGQDEFDKLRPLCYTSADVFLLCFSVVSPASFQNVPEKWVPEIRRHAPFAPLVLVGTQCDLREDVKVLIDLAKYRERPVDAADARDCAVEIGAVAYMECSSLTQKNLKEVFDTAILASLQNYSSHKHTRGKQKRRKKQRQTPDKMKSLSKSWWKRYCCVA; translated from the exons ATGTCACCCTCCTCTCCGTGCCAGATGCCTTCGCGGGGCGACGGGGGCTACAAGCCGGCACCGGCGTCGCCTGCTCCGCCTGTCCCACCGAGGAGGGTCAGGGGCTCCGGCAGGACTCGGCGGTCCGGAGCAGGGACGGGGTCAGCGGGAGCCGGAGTAGCGGAGAGGCGGGTAAAGTGTGTGCTGGTGGGAGACGGAGCTGTGGGGAAAACCAGCCTGGTGGTCAGCTACACCACCAACGGGTATCCCACCGAGTACGTCCCGACCGCGTTTGACAACTTCTCAG cggtGGTATCAGTGGACGGGCAGCCAGTCAAACTACAACTCTGTGACACAGCCGGACAG GATGAGTTTGACAAGCTGCGGCCTCTGTGTTACACCAGTGCAGATGTGTTCCTGCTGTGCTTCAGCGTCGTCAGTCCCGCCTCCTTCCAGAATGTTCCTGAGAAGTGGGTTCCAGAGATCCGGAGACACGCACCCTTCGCTCCACTCGTTCTCGTTGGGACGCAGTGTGACCTCCGAGAAGATGTCAAG GTTCTCATTGACCTGGCTAAGTACAGGGAGCGACCTGTGGACGCAGCAGATGCCCGGGACTGTGCAGTGGAGATCGGAGCTGTGGCTTACATGGAGTGCTCTTCCCTGAcccaaaaaaatttaaaagaaGTGTTTGACACGGCCATACTGGCCAGCCTACAGAACTACAGCTCCCATAAGCACACGAGAGGGAAACAGAAACGACGAAAAAAGCAAAGGCAGACACCGGACAAGATGAAGAGTCTGTCTAAGTCATGGTGGAAGAGGTACTGCTGTGTGGCCTAG